A window from Fervidicoccaceae archaeon encodes these proteins:
- a CDS encoding HAD hydrolase-like protein — translation MKIRVVLFDFDGTVIDTMGEYAESASNILSEETGIDKERAKELYLRTAGRDFFTQLRLIGFEGGVAQRAYMRFIEEKRKILRKKAISSYAIELINDIKKMGIIAALSTNNECSLIYEIPGIHAFSEILCFDGLDFRKGYPHLKKLQEKYSVREEEILFIGDSDYDIDTYSQLGLKSLKTKGIFDEHEAKRLLEEIKRIADGL, via the coding sequence TTGAAAATAAGGGTAGTCCTGTTTGATTTCGATGGAACAGTAATAGATACTATGGGAGAATATGCAGAATCTGCCAGTAATATATTAAGTGAGGAAACTGGAATCGATAAGGAAAGGGCAAAAGAACTGTACTTGAGAACTGCTGGAAGGGATTTTTTCACTCAGTTAAGGCTGATTGGATTTGAAGGAGGGGTTGCCCAGAGAGCATACATGAGATTTATTGAGGAAAAGAGAAAAATTTTAAGGAAAAAAGCTATTTCATCCTATGCCATCGAACTCATCAATGATATCAAGAAGATGGGAATAATAGCTGCTCTTTCCACGAACAACGAGTGCAGCTTAATTTACGAAATTCCTGGTATCCATGCTTTCAGCGAAATCCTCTGTTTCGACGGCTTGGATTTCAGAAAAGGATACCCCCATCTGAAGAAGCTTCAGGAGAAATATTCTGTTAGAGAGGAGGAAATTCTTTTCATTGGAGACAGCGATTATGATATTGATACGTACAGCCAGCTTGGCTTGAAAAGCCTGAAAACGAAAGGTATTTTTGATGAGCATGAGGCTAAAAGATTATTGGAGGAAATCAAGAGGATTGCAGATGGTTTGTAG